In Sphaeramia orbicularis chromosome 9, fSphaOr1.1, whole genome shotgun sequence, the sequence GTTCTCCTATAAAACATTCAGCAAACACTACAACAACATTCAAGTTAAGATTGGCCAATGGCAAACACCTAAAAGACTTTAAAAAAGTGCACCTTAATGTTAACTGGAACGTTTATCTGCTACTAGTCTAGTTCATGACCAATCCACAAGGCATTTGAACACTTAACAAGAAAACCCGaacactgtgtgtgtctgtgatgcTTTTCAAACACCTAGGAAATAATTAGACAATAAATGCATTTACACAGAGCCTTTAAGGTTAAATCAGTTCGTGCTGCATGCAGCATGTGACTGAGGAGTAAGCCACCGTGGCACCTGTTACCCCACACTGTGTCAGTCATGTTTGAGCAGAGGGGGCTGGATAAATAAAGTCCAGACTGCTgctgctgtgtctgtctgtcctgaaGGTCCCTGCCCTCAGGTACAGACAGACACTTCCTTTGAGTCTCACCAGGGTCCACACACAGTTCACCAACATGTCCAGTAGAGGGAGCACTTTATCCAGTTACTTCattggtaaatggtaaatggactgcacttaaatagtgcattttacacacaccttcatggtgcccaaagcactttacaaagcctcacattcatgcacacactcatacaccagtaagTGTGTGCAGTGGGTTCTGTGTCCTTACAACACTGTTGGATTCTGTGCATTGCCTGTCTGGTCCATCTGGAGTCTGCCTGGTCTGAAGCAGGTTTTTAGAGGGTTTAAGAGATAGTGCAGATAGTGCTGCTACTTTGGTTCTTCATGGCCTCCCTCCTCTTCAGTTCTCTGGTGATCCTTCTCTTGATGCCCTCCAAGTAAAGGCTACGGTCAAACTGTCCTGCACCAAGAGGAATGCTGAGAAATGCACACAAGCAAAAGGAGCACATCAAAATTTAGGAAACACCACTCAAAAAGCCTGAAAAGAGATGTTTTTAATGATGGTGATTTTCTATCAACACTTGTACATCTGTAgtcattctacagggtgtcccataagtctccatacataggaaaaataagcgtttcttgacataaaccatttttatttatataatatgttctatatgactgccattttgtcgggaacacatttcaatgcgtgtcctccactgctgaaaaactataaagaagaaatataaagaaatacatgttagaaccatatgtattatgtcccctatgtatggagacttatgggacaccctgtatatcacagACATCTGTATTTGTATCATTGATAATATTATTGCCAGTGGGCATGAGCACAGACCAATCAGCACTTGTATCTGAATCATAATCTGAGGAGGACTGCTACTTGGAACAGGTGAAGGGGGAAGAGATTTGCCATACAACCGCTGCCATTCACTTTTCATCAATACCACTGACTCAAAAATCCCTCATTGGACACATGTTTTTGTCTGATAAGGGACACGCCCACAAAAGTCACTGAAACGTGcaacattaagaaaaaaatttaGACTGACTTGCAAGTGCTGAAGCATCATTTATAGTTCAAACCCACCccctttttttaagtgttttatggtATATGTATGAGAGCAAAATAACTTGCATAAAGATGTAGCATGTAGGATTCAGGAGATGTATGAAAAGAAATGGAATGTTATATTGCGGCCTAATCCTGAGGTCTACACTCACTCAACTTCTGCAAACTTTATCTGCAGAAGTTGCAACACACCAACTGGAATATCTTTTGTCAGTGGTGGTGTTCAGAGACTGAACAATTAATGAATAGTACATTGAGGGTGTTCCAGTCATGTGTGGTGGCCAAATGCCTTATCATCACTCTCACCCTTCTGTATGATAGATgatgtgtttttaaatctatcaGCACTGAATGTTAATGCATTTCTTTTACAGCTAGACTCACTTGTCTCGGCCTGGCCTCAGTTTGACCTGGAAGACTCCGATGACGGGCCGGTGGTCTGAAGTCTTGATGCTGGAGCAGCTGGTGTACTTGATCACCTGTATGTCCTCAGCCTGCCTGCTTCTGAATAGGATTCTGTCCTGTGGAGGACAACATTTTCACATGAAACTTTTCACCTCAGTCCAGTTTGCATCAAGTTGTACTGTGGTATCTGATTGTCAGATGCAGGTTTTCATCTTACTGTATACGAAGGCGTTCTCTGTTTAGATGTAGTGTCATAGATATCACAGCCAATATCAAATTTGTACGTGGGTAGGAAGTGAATTGGTGCCTCTTGGAAGCCTTTGAAAATTGAGCCTGGAGGGGAAAAAAGAAGCACATTCACAAAGAGAAGAAAATCACTCAAACTCAACAAACAATTTGACAAAACACATTTGTACTGTGTTATAGCCTCCTTTATGCAAGGCATACCATCTTTTATTTCCTTGGAGAGCTGGTCACACTCCAGCAGAGGTCCCATATCATCACCCACTGTTCGGTTGATCATATTTTCCACGTCCACACGGTTTTTGCTGAGACGAAAGTTAAAATCTCCGAACCAGAAGACCTGGTCAAATCTAGTGGTGACGTCAGCTAAGACAAGCAAGACAGAGAATATAAATACCATGTGCCACGTTGCAGAATATGACATTAAACTGCAGTGCTTGACAATTTTTAGTGTCATTCAAAAAATAAATCCATGATTACATTACAGCATATTGCAATTCATGCAGTTTGAAAGGAAACAACAATTCTCACAACTTTTGTGGACTCAGGCTCTGGAAATTATACCATTACACAGACTGATCATAAGTGTGTTCATTCAGGCAGGGGGTTAAATACACATGTTATTGCTGATCACTGTTAAGATTTGCTCAGACaccactgtgctgctctgtcataTATGGAGGGTATTTTCAAATTTTAGCTCCTGTAGCTTTACTGAACATTTCTGCAGAGggttagtttgtctgttttttgtgtaGACTTACATGGTGTGGAGCGGTAAGGGTTGGTATCTGGAAGGCCTTTTGGAAGAGCTAGAGCTTCAACAATCTTGTTGTAATCCAATATTCTCTCATACACTTTAGCATCTCCAGCTGGAAGAGGAATATGGCAGCATTACAAACCGAGCAAGCCACAGATCTGGACAAATATTAGAAGAGCAAGTACTAGTGCAATATTAAAAGAGCAAGGACAAGTGCAACAACTGGCCTCTTACAGAGAGTTAATTCTGTTGTttatatcaaacattaaaaacagcGTCCCTGATTTGCAGCTTGCACTCACAGGTAAAATGAGAGGTGATGAAAAGGAAGGAAGTGCCAAAAAAGGTAAAGCCAATTCCCACAGCCCCTTTGGTCTTGATCTGAGAGATGATCCTGGTTGTGACAGTGGAGTGCTCCACTTCTGCGTGAGTGGCCAAAACAAATGTGTTTGGTTAGAGCTGTAACAGTGCAAAACTGCAAGGAGACTGTGAAGAATACAACCACCCTTAAACTTATAAGCTAATCTAACCATGAATACTTCATGTGACACAAACTACATCAATCCCAATCAGCCTTTAGATCAGCCTAAATCAGCAAAGATGACCACATAAACAAAAATGTACAGGAGGAAGCCAATTTCTCTGTGAAAGACTGTTTACTCTGTTAGGATTATGTACAGAGACACTGACCTGAGCAGAACCATATGAGGTCTCTTCGGACAAATACAGTGAGATACAAAACACCGTGTGATGCTGCATACAGCATGACATAATACGGCCCCAGAGTCTCCTGAAGACGGATCTCCCATTCCCTCCTGAATACAGTGGAACAAACTGTATTACTCTCAGTTATTATAACTCTGATTGATATTTCCTTAAAGACAAAACTTTGTGTACCTGTCAGGACAGCCCTCCTGGACCCCAATGATATAAAAGTCTTGTGCAAATTCAGAGTCTGTTGGAAGAAGGAGGTCATCTAAATTGGCTGGAAGCCCCTGGAACAGATGTGATGAAACATGATTAAGACTCAGCTGTTGAATCCAACTGTAGTAGTGTTAACTGTAGTACACTTTAAATAAGACCACCCCCCATACCTTCTCCCCCTGCATATTCCAAGTGGCTATGTAGATGCCCACTCTCCTGTCAGGAAAGTATCGGTCTAGCTCCTCAGCCCCCAGTAGAGCTCCACTTCCAAGGACACTGCCCTCCAGAAAActcctgaaataaataaagaaataataataaaatataaataagaaaGTAAACTACTAATTTCTTTTGGTCTTTGTCTCTGATTTAAAAGAATCATTCACATGTATATATGAAGCTCTTCCTTACTAAACAGTGATTGTACATCAAAACAACCTCCTGTCAAAAATTGTGCTGAACAAGCATCAGCTCAGATCCCAAGTTAATCCTCTTCATTCCACTATCTTTCCCTTTTTCTCTGAAAGATGTGAGCACTGCAAATGAACAAAGTGAAGTGTAGATGCTTAATTTGAAGACAGATTAAAAATCAGTGAGCGTTGCAAAAAGAACTCTTGCTACTGGAGCATGGCCCATGCTAATTACCTCCAccttaaaacaaaaacaagatccTTCACCTAAATAATATACTAATACCGAACTGCAAAAATACCCCACTGCAACCAACACCTATCCAGACAAAACTATTATATGTCAGCATTATCAGTAAAATATTGCTAAAATATATGATATGTTTTGATTCACATTACTGTTACTGTTTTGTCATATTACTATTTTTGTATACAGttgcattaatgtgtactgtcttTTTACTTCGGCATGTTTAACGTTGTGCTTATTTCAGTACTTTATATACTATTGTCTCATTTGATTTGTAGCAAACGTACCATATTTTCAGACTTTAAGCTTACAGCACCCCTGTCTTGTAAGAACCACACATATCTCTATGAAGTCAACTGTTCATGAGCTCAGCAAAACAGTTTTCAACTTTGTAACAAAGCATTTTCTTGTTAATCCAACAGAAATTTTAAAGAGTAGAGAAAAAGAATTTGCAACTCACACTAAATCCCTCAATATCATATTTAAGTCTCAAATGTAGTGTTGTAGAAGTAAAGCTTTGCAACTAATATACAAACGTAAAATACCTCAAACCTGGACTGCATCGAAAAGGCTACAGAAGACAAGACATTTTATCTAATTCATTTTCTTGTTCAGTAACAAAGACAAAGTAAGTTATATGTATGAACACATGAATGCTGCAATATTGTCACACTGGATGATACACACCCAACTGTAAATGTGGCTAGCTTTTTGTATCACCGCTCTTAGCAGGTTTAAACCACTAATGCTGTTTCCAATAGCCTGTTAACACTTTAGCCTTATCAAAAAGTTTTGATATCTAGTCTGAGTTTGACTTAATGACATCCTCTATGTGGTCTGCTATTGCTTACTGTACCTGTTCCTCACATCCTGGGGTCTGATGGGGCTAAGCACACTGTAGGTGGATCTCATAGAGTTCACAGAGGCACTGTCCGACCCCATGTTCTCCAGAAGCCTGCTGTCGCTCAGGTTCCTGTGGAGTCTGTCCCCGAGCTTCTCTTTGGCCAGTACCATATAATCCAAGCAATCCCTGTCAATCCTATTAGCTGCCCTTAAAGTGGCTGATGCAAAGGTCTTCTCCAGTGCAGGGAGTGGACCCGTAGGTTGCACCGGGGAAAGGCGCACCTTGGAGGACCTCACCCGGTGGTCTGCGGAGTCGCTCTGCTGGCTCTGGGGTCTCCTTTCATACTCTGAGAGACTGCTTCCTCTATCCCGGAAGACTGGGGATCCTGTCATGACAGGAGAGATGGGTCCAACTGTGGAGTCTTGGTCATTTCTGGAAGTGGCTGCACCAATGACAACAAACCCACCTGGAGCCTGATGTGACTGGTCCTCTTTAAGAGAGTCTGTAGAAGAACCAGTCTCAGCTGGGTCACTCAGACTCTCCTGGCTGTTTCGCAGCCTCCTGGTTCTCACTCTCTCCTCAACCGATCCACTTTTGATGTGCTTCAATCGCCTGGGTAATGAAGGTGGTCGAGGCTGATATGAACTAATCTCTCCATCTGTTTTTGTAGCAGGTGGTCTGAGGGCATCACTGTGCTCTTTGTGGGTGATGACATCTGCTAAGGAGGTCTTAAGGGTCGCACTGTCTTTACTGACAGATAAGTCTCCTTTCTCCTGTGCTTCACTGAACTGATGGAGGTCTTTGTCCTCGCCATTCTCAGTCATCCTCTCGTCATGTCTGAGACCAGCTGTAGTCGGGGGGATCTCTCATCTCAAACCTAAATGTACAAACAAAAACAGGACGAGATACGATTCAGTTTAATGCGTAGCTACTTTACGACGAGTGCAGACCACATTAGCAATGCGAGGAAACAGTAAATTGCTCTATTAAAATCCAAGAGAAGCATTTTTTTCCGCCGTATGTACCAATTTAGAAAACTATCAAACATCATTAGCAACAGTAATGAGTGATTTCGGCCTTAAACTAACCCAAAAACTACTGACGTTAACAAAAGGAAACAAGATCCCACGAGGAGCTATTAAATACCGGCTTGAGCATAAAACTAAAATgtatccttttttttaatttaatcgcTTACTATAAGCACTATGTTATTTTTGCCCAAATGCATCATTATATTAAATCACGTTCAACCAACATCTACGGTGCTAAAGTAAGCTAACAGCTAAGCTAGTTAGCCAGAGTTACATTAACGTTAAAGTAATGTATAGGCTAGTTTAACAAGCTAACGTTTACAACGATAATGTGgataaaaacaaacactggtAGCTTCAGAGTTATCCAGTTGTTTCATTGTTGTTATGTATGCATTATGTTAGTGTGTGAAGTTACCTTTGGTTTACTGTAGTGTGGCTAATTTAAAGTAGCCTAATCACTTCCTTAGCAACGTTTGACAACACAGATTTTGTAACCAAGACAAGAGAGTCATGACAGAGGAGAGGAATGTTTCA encodes:
- the inpp5e gene encoding phosphatidylinositol polyphosphate 5-phosphatase type IV; the encoded protein is MTENGEDKDLHQFSEAQEKGDLSVSKDSATLKTSLADVITHKEHSDALRPPATKTDGEISSYQPRPPSLPRRLKHIKSGSVEERVRTRRLRNSQESLSDPAETGSSTDSLKEDQSHQAPGGFVVIGAATSRNDQDSTVGPISPVMTGSPVFRDRGSSLSEYERRPQSQQSDSADHRVRSSKVRLSPVQPTGPLPALEKTFASATLRAANRIDRDCLDYMVLAKEKLGDRLHRNLSDSRLLENMGSDSASVNSMRSTYSVLSPIRPQDVRNRSFLEGSVLGSGALLGAEELDRYFPDRRVGIYIATWNMQGEKGLPANLDDLLLPTDSEFAQDFYIIGVQEGCPDRREWEIRLQETLGPYYVMLYAASHGVLYLTVFVRRDLIWFCSEVEHSTVTTRIISQIKTKGAVGIGFTFFGTSFLFITSHFTSGDAKVYERILDYNKIVEALALPKGLPDTNPYRSTPSDVTTRFDQVFWFGDFNFRLSKNRVDVENMINRTVGDDMGPLLECDQLSKEIKDGSIFKGFQEAPIHFLPTYKFDIGCDIYDTTSKQRTPSYTDRILFRSRQAEDIQVIKYTSCSSIKTSDHRPVIGVFQVKLRPGRDNIPLGAGQFDRSLYLEGIKRRITRELKRREAMKNQSSSTICTIS